In the genome of Marispirochaeta aestuarii, one region contains:
- a CDS encoding Ig-like domain-containing protein, with translation MKRLIGIFMLSAALLLVTTCSEPIDFVTEVETEVKIANDLFLEVVSFSPGKGAENINPQDPLEIEFDRSVALTSVSSDTVYISDGTSGLAFDNPDFNSVTNVLTIRPETPFQSEHSYTITVNGVRGTDNSSLQESVSWGFTTGKFPAGSFTVISQNPASLSGYTDSRTVNIGISVNDAGSSIDYVVSENENFGDPKVNGSLSALTATTVPFELSTGEGNKTVWFRVSCTIGGTYIIGNPVAVNIKLDSLDPVVSGVSLAGGASYSTSTAVPLTYSVSDAGSSSLSELFVKVDTTDIAGLFTHISSSPVSTNAYFGAANYVNKSATVTVYDRAGNFSQDSDTIYIDSIPPNAPSVSGTSPTLDRTPTWSWSTGGNGGAGVYQYRLNSGNWSSSTTATSYTPGSSLAYGSNTVSVMERDARYNWSPAGSRIIYVSPVYPFNKEKGVSLTPTIQWPGTFLATYDLQILNGHVWTTVAPGLDVNYFIVPLSQKLQPGVTYTWRYVTHSRGGTVYSSSYIFTTEE, from the coding sequence ATGAAACGGTTAATCGGTATTTTTATGCTCTCTGCAGCCTTGCTCCTTGTTACAACCTGCTCGGAACCCATAGATTTTGTCACGGAGGTCGAGACTGAGGTAAAGATCGCGAATGATCTGTTTTTGGAGGTGGTAAGTTTTAGTCCGGGAAAAGGCGCTGAAAATATTAATCCGCAGGATCCTCTGGAAATAGAATTCGACAGGTCTGTTGCTCTAACGTCAGTAAGTTCTGACACAGTGTATATCAGCGATGGGACAAGCGGACTCGCCTTTGATAATCCTGATTTTAACAGTGTAACAAACGTTCTGACCATACGACCGGAAACCCCCTTCCAGAGTGAGCACTCGTACACTATAACCGTGAATGGGGTGCGTGGAACTGATAACAGCTCCTTACAGGAGAGCGTTTCATGGGGATTCACTACCGGCAAATTCCCGGCAGGATCATTTACTGTCATCAGTCAGAATCCAGCCAGTCTCAGTGGCTATACGGATTCACGGACTGTGAATATCGGTATTTCTGTAAATGATGCTGGTTCGTCAATCGACTATGTGGTCAGTGAAAACGAGAACTTTGGGGATCCGAAAGTAAATGGTTCATTAAGCGCCTTAACAGCAACAACAGTTCCCTTTGAATTATCCACAGGCGAAGGTAATAAAACTGTGTGGTTTCGAGTTTCATGTACGATAGGCGGCACATATATTATAGGAAATCCTGTAGCAGTTAACATTAAGTTGGACAGTCTCGATCCTGTCGTATCAGGAGTATCCCTGGCCGGAGGAGCCTCATATTCTACATCAACCGCTGTACCACTTACATATTCAGTGTCCGACGCGGGGAGCAGTTCTCTTAGTGAGCTCTTTGTTAAGGTTGATACTACGGATATCGCAGGCTTGTTTACACATATATCAAGTTCACCCGTATCGACAAATGCCTATTTTGGTGCGGCAAATTATGTGAATAAATCTGCAACAGTTACAGTGTATGATCGGGCGGGCAATTTCTCCCAGGATTCCGATACGATTTACATCGATTCTATTCCTCCGAATGCCCCGTCTGTATCCGGAACATCACCTACTTTGGACCGTACACCCACGTGGAGCTGGTCTACCGGGGGTAACGGCGGAGCTGGCGTCTATCAATACAGATTGAACAGCGGGAATTGGAGCAGTTCTACCACAGCAACCAGTTATACACCCGGATCGAGTCTTGCGTATGGAAGCAATACAGTGTCTGTCATGGAACGGGATGCCCGATACAACTGGTCGCCTGCAGGGAGCAGGATAATCTATGTTTCACCTGTATATCCATTCAATAAGGAGAAGGGGGTTTCCCTGACCCCGACGATACAATGGCCGGGCACATTTCTTGCCACCTACGATCTGCAGATATTGAACGGTCATGTTTGGACAACAGTTGCTCCAGGTCTGGATGTTAATTATTTTATTGTCCCTCTTTCACAGAAACTTCAGCCTGGTGTAACCTATACATGGCGTTATGTTACCCATTCACGTGGGGGTACGGTTTATAGTTCGAGCTATATATTTACAACAGAAGAATAA